GCACTGTTCTCCATACTGTACGTGGAAGACGACCCATCCATTACCGTTCTCTATGAGCGCATGCTTCAGCACCTGGGCTTTCAGCGCATCCTGAGCGCGGCAGATGGAGAAGCCGGTCTGCACCTCTTTGAGCAGGCACGCCCCGATATTGTGCTTTCCGATATCATGATGCCCAAGATGGACGGCCTCGACATGGTGCAGCGCATCAAACACATCAGCCCTGAAACTCCCATCATCATGGCCACTGCCTTTAGTGAAAAAAACTTCCTTATGCGCTCCATTGAAATCGGCGTCGATCGCTATATCGTCAAGCCCATTGACCGTAAACAATTCGACTCCACCCTCCTGGGCGTATGCCGCACGCTTTATCAACAACGCGAAGCGGAAGAGTACGCGAAACGCAAGATTCAGATGCGTATCAACAAAGCCACCGCAAACACCCTGAGCGAAGTGGCGAATATCTTCCCCAACCCCACCATCATCTACGGAAGCAACGGTGAAATACACTTCATCAACGACGCCTTCACCATGATGTTCGAAAACACTGATCTGGAAATGCTGAGCAGCCGAAAAACAACCCTCGACCAGTTATTCCTGAAACGCCCTGGCTTCCTGAACAGCCTTGAAAGCTTCCACCCCGAAGATACCCTTGCGAATCGCGTCCTGGTGCGAAAAAATCACATAAACACCATTTACCAGGTCAACCGTCGTACCATCGTTCTGGGCGAAAACCAGGAGCACTGCCAGGTATTCAGTTTCACCAATGTCACCCGCCTTGAGTATGAAAAACATAAAAGCCAGAACCTGGCCCGCCTGCTGCGAGAGGCCATTAAAGTCCGCATGCCCGCCCAGAAGACCACCGCCACAGAAACCACACCCGCCAGCTCTGCCACACCCCTGCTCAGCAACGCTGAACTGGCGGTCCTGCGACGCAGCCACCTGCATAAAACCCCTGCCAGTGAATACATCAACGGCCTTGATGAAATTGTCATTGGTCAAGTGGAAGAGCTGGCGGAAGTAGACTTTGAATTAGAGGAGCACCTTATTGAGCTGGCGCGAACCCCCAATCGAGAATACCGGGAACTGATCGCAGCAGATATGGAAAAGTACGCCCGGGCCATGCGGCAGCTTGTGGACTTCAACGACCTGGCCTTCGCCCTTGAGCAACTGGGAGAACTCATTCGCTCCATTGCCCCCCAAGCCATCAACATCAACAAGTTTATCGTCCTTATGGACAGCGTCCGTAAAGATCTTGCCGACTGGCGACAGATGATCTTCATCACCCGTGAAGCCCTGGATATCCACTACCTTGACAGTTCGCTTTTCAGCTCCTGCCTGCAGATTCAACTGGATTTCGCGCCAGGTGACAGCGATGGCAATGACGGAACCGGCGACCTGGAGCTTTTTTAGCAGCATACGGAAATCATCGCCCTGACAGTACAGCTGCCTTCCCCTTGACGAAAAAATATTTACGGGTACTATCAGAGCAGTAGCCCAGGCGGTCAGAATGCACTTCCCTGCAACGGACCTCCCTTAGTGGCTGCGCCAATCACGTTCCCGGAGATGAGAAATTGCATGTCTGTTCATTTCACCAAGAGCCCCGCAAAGTGAATACGATTTAAAATGAGCAGATGGAGATGATCAAATAGATACAACCATGATAATCGTGCTTGTCATGGCCATTATATGGTTTGACAGCATTGCCTCTTTGGTGGCCAGACACCTTTTTCGCCGCAACAACCGGAAAAAAGAAGACAAATAGGAATAAAGCGGCGGGAAGAACCCGCCGCTTTTTCTTTGGAGACACTGAGATCATTGACAGGGGCGACCGATTCCCCTAACTTCAGGCATGGCCAATCAAGCATATACCACAAGGAGAGCCTATGCCTCGCGTCCTTCTCATTTTCCTGACCATGGGTCTGTTTCTGCTCGCCAGTGCTGCCAGCGCCATGGCGCAGAACATACCTGAGCTCAACGCAGACGACATAAGAAAACGCCTTGGCGAGCCCGGTTTTGTCGTGGTGGACACCCGCACCAACCAGGAGTACCTCCGCGGACACATCACCGGAGCCATCAACATCAGCTCCCAGGAATCCCGCATGTACCGCGATATCGCCCGTTTCCTGCCCCAGGACAAAAACACGAGCCTCGTCTTCTACTGCCGTGGCGAAACCTGCAGCCTGGCACCCGACGCTGCCATGGCCGCCTTTCGCGCAGGTTACCGCCACGTCTACACCTATCGCGGCGGCTACCCCGACTGGCAGAGCAAAGGGTATCCGGTCAGCACCGCTGACAACAACACGATCCGCAACTGAAGTTTTCTTGCGTGGAGAGGCCACCTTCGACCCCTGATGGAGACTCGAAGGTGGCATTCAGTTTGCGCGCGTCAATAGCTCCTGGAATCAGCCAGACCGTTCAGCACTCAATCCCTCCACGCGCTTGCTCTAATGAGGCAGCTGTCAATAAACTGCCCCGTTTCCACAATGCGAAATGACAAATCAAAGTTATAGTTGTTTGGGTAAGAGGTACTAACATATGACGCATACTGGTCACCCTCCGGCAGGGCGGGAATCCAGAAGCGCACAGCTGTGCCGGCCTCGGTGATGGTGTCGCCATTCTGGATACCCAGAATGCTCGGAGACGGGATAACCGCTGCCAGCTCTTCGTTCCTCGCCACCAGCTGCAGGTCTGCGATGGTATAAGCCTGGCCCTGGCCGGCGGTCAAGCGGATATGCTCATCAATCGTCCAACCGCCTGCCTGATTCATCTCGATCAGGGTTGGAGTATTCTCTCTGCTCTGCCTTGCACAGGTGCCGCTGGTAGCACTTCCAATCGTTCCCTCGGGCAGGCTGCGGTCGTTCCATTGGTCATCTGCCAGTCGTAATACTATCTGCTCCCCATCAGCTTCTATTCTTTCCATCAGAACGCCAGGCCAGTTACCGTCCTCACGACTGTGAACGGTAAAGCTGAGGTACTGAGGCAAAGCTTCCTCCAGGCCATCGCTGGCCTCAACCTTGATGCGATACAAACCTGGTTGGTTAATGTTCTCCAAAGCCGCCGCAGAATCGGGTTCAGTTCCTGATTCCAGTCTGCCCCACAAACTCAGCTCCGCGGTACTGTCCGCAGGCTGTTCCTCAAGGGTCCAGTTGTAGTACAGCCGGTCACCATCCGGATCAAAGCCCCCCGCCAGCATGTTCACCGCCGGGAGAATCTTTCCCTCGGCAAGCACCACGGGTGAATAGAGGCCCTGCTGACGAACTCGCCCCAATTGATGTAATCGGACACCACCACTGTGTGTAAAGCCAGGATTCAGCACGGGCGCATGGTTCTGTTCTTTCGCCAGAATCGTGGCGGTCTTCAATGAGGTGGCGTGATTCTGACGGCTTACCTGCCAGGGAACCGAGACGGCACCCTGGCTGTCGGTCACTGACAAGGCGGCAATGTAGGCACCGGGCACATCCGGGATAAATTCCGCCCGCGACATGGTGGCCGTACCATCAAGAAAGTCGGTGTTGCTGCCTACCGGCCTTTCAATCCAGCTCCACTGCCAGAAAATCTGGTCATCATCGGGGTCATAGGATTTGGTACCATCAAGCAGGACAACCTGTCCGGTCAAAGCAGTCGAAACGGGCACCACGACCTCTGCAACGGGCCTGGTATTTGCCAGACCGCCCACTGACGCCTGGAGGGTGATTTCCAGAGGTTCGCTGTCCTCGTGACCATCGTTGGCAACGATGCTGACCGTATAGGTACCAGGCGCCGCAATGATAATGCCCTGAGGGTTCCAGTTTAAGGGATCCGTATTGCCAGAAGGTTTTTCCAGCCAGGTGTAGGTGAAGGTCAGAGTATCGCCGTCGATATCATAGGCATCAAACCAGTCCACGAGGCGATGGATAACGTTTGCTTCCACATAAGTCGGTTTCGTATTGGCGACGAGAACTGGTCTGGTGTTGGGCGCATCCTCTGGCTTCGTGACAATGACCTTGGCAGTGGCTGGCTGGGAACGGGAGAGGCCATCATGGACGTGCAGTTCAACATACCAGGTTCCAGCCATATCGGGAATAAAACTCGGAGTGGCGCTGCGAGCGTCGGTCAGTTCCATGACCTGCGACCCGGTTGGCACAATAGGAAAAGTCTCATATTCACCGACAAAGCGCCAGGAGTACGCAAGGTCGTCACCGTCGGCATCGGTACTGCCCGTGCCATCCAGGGTGACGGTTTCACCGCGATTGACACGATATACACGATCACTGCCTTCCTGTGTACCGCCCACATCGGCGACCGGGATAGCATTCACTGCGGATATGTCTATCTCGACATGTGCTGGCGCACTGTAGGTATCGCCATGCCGTACAACCAGCGAAACGGTATAGGTGCCTTCGGCATCGGCCAGAAAGCGGGGGTTGACTGCGGTAAAATTATCCAGACTGGTGTCACTGGCAGCAGGCACTGTCAGGCTCCACGCATAGGTTAATTCGGCGGCATCACCGTCGGTAGGCGCTGCGCTGTGGCTGCCGTCCAGCTGCACCCAACCCAGGTAAGCGGTGGACGGAACCGGGGTGATGACCGCAACCGGTTCGGTATTCGTCGCATTGATGGTCTGGCGGGCATGGGTGCTGGCTCTGCTGTCCGCAACCTGTACATTGACCTCATAGGCTCCAGGCAGATCGGTGTACAGTTTGCGTATGGCATCATTCATACAGTCTGCACTTTCGGCAGGCTGTTGCTCTTCTTCTCCTTCGCCGTCTTGCGATTCCTGCGCACTGTGCAGCTCAGACTCTTCGCACACCAGGGTGACGGTGCTGCCAACAGGCTGACTGAGCAGGGTCCAACTGTAGCTCAGGCTGTTGCCAACACCTGGCGTGCTGCCGCTGGCATCAAACAGGACGCTTTCGCCCATGGGCAGACTGGTGCGGTCGCTTGAGAGCACGGCGACAGGGTCTTCAGGAGTACTGCTGCTACTGCTGCCACAGGCACTCAGGAGCAGCAGACACAGGGTGGTGAGTACTATAAGGCCGGCAGACGCAGAATGATTCATGACATTGTCCTTTTTCGTTGGGGTTATCAATAAACAGGAGCGGCTGGCTAAAAATGCAGGGTCATGCTCAGGCGGGCGGTGCGGCCTGGAGCAGGCACCAGACCCAGGCTGAGAGCATCGAGGTAATACTGGTCGGTGAGGTTGTCTATATTGAGAGCTTGTCCATAAATAATTATTGACCATTATGATAGTTTGCTATAGAATGATTCAGTGAGAGATCATTCATGGCGGTGATTTATGTCTAAAGTGCAATCATGGGAAGTCTCAGATGCTTTCTGGCAAAGAGTTGAGCCTTTGCTGCCAATCCAGCAAAGAGATCCTGACAAGACCTACAAACGCAAGCCTGGTGGCGGACGGAAGCGACTTGACCCCAGAATGGCGTTTTCCGGCATTGTCTATGTGCTGCGCACCGGTTGCCAGTGGAAAGCCATACCCAAGGAGCAGTTTGGTTGCGCCAGTGCCGTGCACAAGTACTTCATTGAGTGGAGTAAGGCCGGTGTATTCGAAGCTATTTGGCGTCAAGGGCTGGCTGAGTATGACGAGATGGAGGGAATTGCCTGGGAGTGGCAAAGCATAGATGGCGGAATGTACAAAGCACCAATGGCTCTTGAAACCGTAGGGAAGAACCCGACGGATCGGGGAAAAAACGGGAGCAAGCGTCATGTCCTGGTGGACGGTCGTGGCGTCCCGTTGTCCATCGTCGTAACCGGAGCGAACCGGCATGATGTGAGCCAGCTTGAAGCTGTTCTTGATGGCGTAGTCTTCGAGAAGCCTGCAGAGCAGGAGCAGCATCTTTGCGCAGATTGTGGCTACAAGGGAAAGCAGGCGCTCAGCAGCATTCTTCAGCGCGGATACATACCCCATGTAAAGCAGCGAAAAGAAGAGATCGAGGACAAGAAGCGTGACCCATCAAAGAAGGCGAGGCGCTGGATAGTGGAAGCATCTATTTCCTGGTTCAACCGTTTCAGGAAGATTCATGTGCGCTTTGAGAAGCTTGAGGTCACTCACTACGGGTTGACGTGTCTTGCGGCAGCCATAATCACATACAGGAAAATCGGCGTAATTTATGGATAAGTTCTGAAATCCAGCGTTACCCACTCATTGGGCTGATAACTGGCGAACAGGTCGTATACCTGATAGCTGTGCCACTGCACGGGGGGGGCAAACACCCCTCGAGTATCATTGTTATACAGCGGCTCCTGGTTGCGCTTTCCCATGAAGGTGCCACGCGCACCCAACTCCAGCTTTTCTGCAAACAGCCGAACTCCAAGCTCGGCGCTGGCATTGTGATTCGGGGGGATCATATTGTTGACATAGCTGGCACCAAGGCCATAGTCGGTGCACTTTTCGCGGCGACCTGTGCCCTCATGGCAGAGCTCGATTTCGGTATACCGGGTGGCGCTTACACCAGCAAAAAGCCATCTCAGATCGTATTTTGCCGATACCTCAAAACCATGAAAGCTCGCACTCTCGATATTGCGCAAACGGAACTCTTCACTCAGAGCGTATGGATTGCCCTCCCCGGCATTAATCATGGTGCGGGTAATGTAATCTTTCGTTGTGTTCTG
This portion of the Desulfurispirillum indicum S5 genome encodes:
- a CDS encoding IS5 family transposase, with product MSKVQSWEVSDAFWQRVEPLLPIQQRDPDKTYKRKPGGGRKRLDPRMAFSGIVYVLRTGCQWKAIPKEQFGCASAVHKYFIEWSKAGVFEAIWRQGLAEYDEMEGIAWEWQSIDGGMYKAPMALETVGKNPTDRGKNGSKRHVLVDGRGVPLSIVVTGANRHDVSQLEAVLDGVVFEKPAEQEQHLCADCGYKGKQALSSILQRGYIPHVKQRKEEIEDKKRDPSKKARRWIVEASISWFNRFRKIHVRFEKLEVTHYGLTCLAAAIITYRKIGVIYG
- a CDS encoding rhodanese-like domain-containing protein — its product is MPRVLLIFLTMGLFLLASAASAMAQNIPELNADDIRKRLGEPGFVVVDTRTNQEYLRGHITGAINISSQESRMYRDIARFLPQDKNTSLVFYCRGETCSLAPDAAMAAFRAGYRHVYTYRGGYPDWQSKGYPVSTADNNTIRN
- a CDS encoding response regulator, which codes for MPAIPEPGDSTLPALFSILYVEDDPSITVLYERMLQHLGFQRILSAADGEAGLHLFEQARPDIVLSDIMMPKMDGLDMVQRIKHISPETPIIMATAFSEKNFLMRSIEIGVDRYIVKPIDRKQFDSTLLGVCRTLYQQREAEEYAKRKIQMRINKATANTLSEVANIFPNPTIIYGSNGEIHFINDAFTMMFENTDLEMLSSRKTTLDQLFLKRPGFLNSLESFHPEDTLANRVLVRKNHINTIYQVNRRTIVLGENQEHCQVFSFTNVTRLEYEKHKSQNLARLLREAIKVRMPAQKTTATETTPASSATPLLSNAELAVLRRSHLHKTPASEYINGLDEIVIGQVEELAEVDFELEEHLIELARTPNREYRELIAADMEKYARAMRQLVDFNDLAFALEQLGELIRSIAPQAININKFIVLMDSVRKDLADWRQMIFITREALDIHYLDSSLFSSCLQIQLDFAPGDSDGNDGTGDLELF
- a CDS encoding PKD domain-containing protein; this encodes MNHSASAGLIVLTTLCLLLLSACGSSSSSTPEDPVAVLSSDRTSLPMGESVLFDASGSTPGVGNSLSYSWTLLSQPVGSTVTLVCEESELHSAQESQDGEGEEEQQPAESADCMNDAIRKLYTDLPGAYEVNVQVADSRASTHARQTINATNTEPVAVITPVPSTAYLGWVQLDGSHSAAPTDGDAAELTYAWSLTVPAASDTSLDNFTAVNPRFLADAEGTYTVSLVVRHGDTYSAPAHVEIDISAVNAIPVADVGGTQEGSDRVYRVNRGETVTLDGTGSTDADGDDLAYSWRFVGEYETFPIVPTGSQVMELTDARSATPSFIPDMAGTWYVELHVHDGLSRSQPATAKVIVTKPEDAPNTRPVLVANTKPTYVEANVIHRLVDWFDAYDIDGDTLTFTYTWLEKPSGNTDPLNWNPQGIIIAAPGTYTVSIVANDGHEDSEPLEITLQASVGGLANTRPVAEVVVPVSTALTGQVVLLDGTKSYDPDDDQIFWQWSWIERPVGSNTDFLDGTATMSRAEFIPDVPGAYIAALSVTDSQGAVSVPWQVSRQNHATSLKTATILAKEQNHAPVLNPGFTHSGGVRLHQLGRVRQQGLYSPVVLAEGKILPAVNMLAGGFDPDGDRLYYNWTLEEQPADSTAELSLWGRLESGTEPDSAAALENINQPGLYRIKVEASDGLEEALPQYLSFTVHSREDGNWPGVLMERIEADGEQIVLRLADDQWNDRSLPEGTIGSATSGTCARQSRENTPTLIEMNQAGGWTIDEHIRLTAGQGQAYTIADLQLVARNEELAAVIPSPSILGIQNGDTITEAGTAVRFWIPALPEGDQYASYVSTSYPNNYNFDLSFRIVETGQFIDSCLIRASAWRD